From the genome of Mycoplasmopsis bovis PG45:
AAGGAAATAATTCAGTTATCTTGAAAATAAAACTACTATAAATTGATATGAATTAATCTAAATTTATTATATTAATTGCACAAATTTTATAAATTCTTATAAAAATTTAGCAAAAAAAGAGTTAGAGTGCTAAATTGTATGCTAAAATAATTATGTTATGAATGTATTATACGCATTGAAAGGACTTTAATATGGCAAAAGAAGTTATTATTGGTATTGACCTAGGTACTACAAACTCTGTTGTTTCAATAGTTGATAACGGAACACCAGTTGTTCTAGAAAATCTAAATGGTAAAAGAACAACTCCATCTGTTGTAAGTTTTAAAGATGGCGAAATAATAGTGGGTGACAATGCTAAGAACCAAATTGAAACTAATCCAGATACTGTAGCATCTATTAAAAGATTGATGGGTACTAGCAAAACTGTAAATGTAAATAATAAAGATTACAAGCCTGAAGAAATTTCGGCAATGATCCTAGAACATCTTAAAAAATATGCTGAAGAAAAAATCGGTCACAAGGTTCAAAAAGCAGTTATTACTGTTCCTGCATATTTTGATAATGCGCAACGTGAAGCCACAAAAATAGCAGGTAAAATTGCAGGTTTAGAAGTGTTACGTATTATTAACGAACCTACAGCTGCCGCTTTAGCTTTTGGATTAGATAAAGTTAAAAAAGAACAAAAAATTCTAGTATTTGACCTTGGTGGTGGAACATTTGACGTTTCAATTCTAGAATTAGCAGAAGGTACATTTGAAGTTTTATCAACATCAGGCGATAACAGACTTGGTGGCGATGACTGGGACAATGAAATTGTAAAATGATTAATTGATTTAATCAAAAAAGACTATAAAACAGACGTTACCAACAATAAAATGGCAATGGCTCGTTTAAAGGCAGCTGCTGAAAAAGCAAAAATTGACTTATCTAGTTCTCAACAAGCTACTATTATGCTTCCATTTTTAGTTATGCAACAAGGTTCTGAACCTATTAGTGTTGAAGCGACCTTAAGAAGAAGTCAATTTGAGGAAATGACATCACACTTAGTTGAGCGTTGCAGAAAACCAATTGAAACTGCCTTAGCCGATGCTAAGATT
Proteins encoded in this window:
- the dnaK gene encoding molecular chaperone DnaK gives rise to the protein MAKEVIIGIDLGTTNSVVSIVDNGTPVVLENLNGKRTTPSVVSFKDGEIIVGDNAKNQIETNPDTVASIKRLMGTSKTVNVNNKDYKPEEISAMILEHLKKYAEEKIGHKVQKAVITVPAYFDNAQREATKIAGKIAGLEVLRIINEPTAAALAFGLDKVKKEQKILVFDLGGGTFDVSILELAEGTFEVLSTSGDNRLGGDDWDNEIVKWLIDLIKKDYKTDVTNNKMAMARLKAAAEKAKIDLSSSQQATIMLPFLVMQQGSEPISVEATLRRSQFEEMTSHLVERCRKPIETALADAKIKISDLDDVILVGGSTRIPAVQQLVETILNRKANRSVNPDEVVAMGAAIQGAVLAGEIDDVLLVDVTPLTLGIETAGGIATPLIPRNTRIPITKSEVFTTFEDNQSEVTIRIVQGERPLASENKLLGQFNLGGIRIAPRGVPQIEVSFKIDANGITTVLAKDKDTNKEQSITIKNSSKLSDAEIEEMIKDAEKNREADAKRAEEISTIIQAENLVNSLEKEMNEGNIVIPEEEKTKIAEYIKEVKELINNKDVEQLKKKIDELNAAYNMAKSAAASANKDDSSNSDEETFE